The Syngnathus typhle isolate RoL2023-S1 ecotype Sweden linkage group LG11, RoL_Styp_1.0, whole genome shotgun sequence genome contains a region encoding:
- the abhd14b gene encoding protein ABHD14B encodes MSQVELNEGSVDIPGCTSPLFYRQSRPSSGDVKMSVLLLHGRRFSSENWLSNGTLHTLADAGCRAVAIDLPGLGCSSSAEAPAAMGELAPATFLKDVCERLQLSPVVLISPSLSGMYSLPFLLQHQHLLRAYIPVAPICTEKIGAEQYGGVKVPSLIVYGDGDAELGQMSLSNLSQLANHSVAVMKGVGHACYLDDPDTWHRLLSDFLAKL; translated from the exons atgTCGCAGGTGGAATTGAACGAAGGCAGCGTAGACATTCCAGGCTGCACGTCACCACTCTTCTACAGACAAAGTCGACCATCCTCGGGGGATGTCAAGATGTCTGTTTTGCTTCTTCATGGTCGCCGCTTCTCCTCGGAAAACTGGCTCAGCAACGGCACCCTTCACACGCTGGCCGATGCCGGCTGCCGGGCAGTTGCCATTGACCTTCCAG GACTGGGCTGCTCCAGCTCAGCCGAGGCGCCAGCGGCCATGGGAGAGTTGGCCCCCGCTACGTTCCTGAAGGACGTATGTGAGCGACTGCAGCTGAGTCCCGTGGTGCTGATCAGCCCGTCACTCAGTGGCATGTATTCGCTCCCCTTCCTGCTGCAACACCAGCACCTACTACGGGCCTACATTCCCGTCGCGCCCATCTGCACCGAAAAGATCGGCGCAGAACAATACGGCGGTGTCAAG GTGCCGTCACTTATTGTCTATGGCGATGGTGACGCTGAGCTGGGGCAGATGTCGCTCAGCAACCTGAGCCAGCTGGCCAATCACAGCGTGGCGGTGATGAAAGGGGTGGGGCACGCCTGTTACCTGGACGACCCTGACACGTGGCACCGTCTACTCTCTGACTTCCTTGCTAAACTCTGA